The DNA region TCGATTTCCATTTCTACCTCTTTAAACAAGGATGTCCCTAACAACCCTAATATTTTTACCCCGCGGGCATCCTCAAGGTGACCCAGATTCACAATATCAGCATCAACATTGGTGTAAAACATTTCCTGTAAAACAAGGGAATCGATTGTTGTGTTTAATACCGTATTGCCACCTCCGGTGATTCCGTATGATGCGGCATTGCCCTCTGCCATTCTGCCCCCGGGAAAATAGGTTTTATTTAATACTAAATGTGGTGCTCCTGTATCTAAAATGAAGTTGCCAACCAGTGAATCTACTCTGGCTTCAATCAGAAATAAATTCTGAACCCGTTTCAGCGGAATAAATAATTCATCAAATTCGCCTTGGGGAATTGGGTCGTCGAAGCCTTTATCTACGTCAGGAATACTTACCTCCGTTGCCTGTGCCGTAAAACACAAAAACAACAATGGTAAAATCAACAAATACCTAAATCTATTTTTCAACCGCATCAATTGCCCAAAAATAAACGATTAAAGATATACCTCAGCGGGTTTTAACACAATTAAACATTTCTTACCGGTGAATGCCATTTTTTTATCGGTGGGGAGATGGTTGTTTTCGGCTCCGAATTAAATACTCTGTTGCTATAACAACAACGAAACCTAGAAAGTACATCAACAAATCGATAGTATTAAATTTACTGCCAATTATGGTTCTGGCTACTTTATTATCCGCTAATCCTAATTTTTCAACCAGTCCGATGTATTGTAATCCTTCCACAAAAAAAGCAAACAATAAAACGGCTATTGCAACACCAAAGTAATTACCCCGAATAAAAATTTTACAAAAAGTATAAATAAGAATTACGACTAATAAATCGCCGATGTAAGGCCGCACAATTCTATCATTTACAAATAGCGCTATTGCTACTTCAGTTAAAAATAGACCTACAGTTGCCAAAAGATAGAATAAACGGCGTTCATGATAGGGGAGTTGTTGATGCATATTTGTGAGGATGCAAGTAAATCCTGAATAGTTGTATCCTTATTACAATAAACGAAAAGCGATTAAAAATAAATCGGCATTCGTGCCTGAACCTGATTTGGAAATCCATCCTGTAATAACCAGGTTTCCGGCATTATCTAATGTTGCATCATGAATATCAAAATAATCGTTTTCAGTAATATCGGGATGCTTATAAACGATAGTTCCCTCTTCCCCAAAACCGTTATCCAATTGTCCATCTGCATTATATCTTGCAACCAAAATATTGTGGTCTGTTCCGGCGCCTATTAATAAAAATTTACCATCGGGTTGCATAATGCTGCACCTCAGTGTTTCATTCGACTTTTTGGCAAACTCAAGTTTGATTTTACCTGTGGGTCCGTAATTTTTGCTGATATCACCAAAATAAGAATAATCAAGATACCCTTTTTTGTTAATTAACATTGCACCGAAATCATCATTACTATTTAGCGTTGTTGTGCCACACAAAATATAATTTCCTTTGGCATCAAGCATAATATCTTTTAAATCATCAAATGCATCTTCAAAACCTTGTTGCATTGATTTGCCATAAGCAAATGTAGAATCCGCAGTGCCGTTATCATTTATTTTCTGGATAATAAAATTGCTGGTTGGATGCGGATTGTTTTTTGGAACGGCATTTCCGCCTATGAGATAAGTGCCATCAGCAAGTGCAATTATGGTTGTTGCTTTACATTTATCTTTTGAATCTATAGCTAAAGGGTCGCCAATCGGGAAACGATTTGTATAATGTCCACCATTCGCGAAACTCAAGTCAGGTCTGCCATCAGATTTAAATTTTGTTATGATGAGATTCGACAAATTGCCTCCATTTGAGCTGCCAACGCCAACGATATTATTATAAAAATCTATATCAAAATCATACAGTTGATAGGCTGACTCGTTTGCAGGAAATAATTTAGCAAAGGTTGAAACAGCAACACCATTATCACCAAATTGTATATCGCGTTTGCCATCGGCATTTAAACGAATAAAAAATACTTCACTTGGTTTTTCCTTATCAAAACCATAACCACCAATAATAATTTTTTTATCTGCCTGCAGTAATATTTTTACCACTGTTGAATTATGAAATAATTTAATACTAATAATGCCATTTGTGCCAAATTGATTATCTAAAACCCCGGACTGATTAAATTTTGTAATAAATATTTCCTTGCCCGTATCATAACCTGCTTCTTTAGTTCCGGCAACAAAAATGTCGCCGTTTTGAGCTGCTGTGATAGCGGTTGCATAATCTGATCCATTTGATATGGGATATTGTAAAATTCCACTATTTGCAAATTGCGTATTTAAACTGCCGGGTTGTGCAAATGTTACATAAAATGAAAAATAGAAAACCGAGAAAATTAATAAGCGCATGCCTGTTATTTTGTTTACAAAGATATACATTTCGGCGGCTTGTCCAAATTACATGCCAATTTAATAAATATCGCTTGAAAGTGTTGATAATAAAGAGTTTTAAGGTTTAGTGGAAATCTCACAAATATAAATTAGACAAGACGGAAATTGATGCTTTGAAACTGATTAAAATCAATTTCAAATCGTGATGCAGGTCATACCTTTTAGGTTAAAAACTATAGTATATTCGGGATGTAAAAATTATTCAGTTCACCTTAAAAATAAATGATATGACACTCGTAAAAAAAGGCTGGTCTTCACCATTTGCCAACGGATATTTATCCGACTTATTTAACACAGATAAGTTTTTTAATGACGAATTCATTAATTTGGAAAGAATGCCTGCAGTTAATGTTATTGACAATGAAAAATTTTATGAATTAGAAGTTGCTGTTCCCGGAATGCACAAAGAGGATTTTAAAGTTGAAATAAAGGACGGTTTGTTATCAATTTACGGCGAACGTAAGGATGAAAAAAAGGAAGAGGATAAAAATTACACCAGAAAAGAATTTAGCTGCTTGTCGTTTTCACGTATGTTTACCTTACCTGAAAATGTTAGAGCAGGAGAAATAGATGCTGAGTACAAAAATGGCGTGTTGAACATTGTATTACCTAAAAAAGAAGTAACTACGGTTGCTGCAAAAAAAGTTGAGGTGAAATAACAGGTTAAACAGGTTTTTATCAGTACTTAGTTTTAGTGATGCCCGGGTGTGTAATCCGGGCATCGATTTTTTTAATCCTGGAATACAATATATTCTTCATTCAACAAGGGCAATCCTTTTAATCGCATAATTACCTGTGCAACTGCGATTACATCTTTGCTACAATATTTTGCTATTCGATTTAAATTATCTTCTTTCCAATAAACATTACCTACCATACTGCCGTCAATATCATCTTTAGGTGTTGGAACCTGCAGTACATGTGCAAGCAGATTTAATGAGGTGTAATTTTGAAATCCCCAAATTTCAAGAGCTCCAGCGTATCAACATGATTTACTTCCCAAGGTTTTTTGCCGTAAATATCCAGCACAGGCGGAAGGGCTAAACCATTAATTAAAAACCTTCGGCACAACCACGGCACATCAAATTCTTTGATATTATGACCGCACAATAAATAATCATTTTTTGATACATTAATTAATGTTGGTGTAAATGTTTCCAACAATAATTTTTCATCATGCCCACTGTAAGTTTTAATATTCAACACATAGTGGT from Bacteroidota bacterium includes:
- a CDS encoding DUF2809 domain-containing protein, whose product is MHQQLPYHERRLFYLLATVGLFLTEVAIALFVNDRIVRPYIGDLLVVILIYTFCKIFIRGNYFGVAIAVLLFAFFVEGLQYIGLVEKLGLADNKVARTIIGSKFNTIDLLMYFLGFVVVIATEYLIRSRKQPSPHR
- a CDS encoding Hsp20/alpha crystallin family protein, with the translated sequence MTLVKKGWSSPFANGYLSDLFNTDKFFNDEFINLERMPAVNVIDNEKFYELEVAVPGMHKEDFKVEIKDGLLSIYGERKDEKKEEDKNYTRKEFSCLSFSRMFTLPENVRAGEIDAEYKNGVLNIVLPKKEVTTVAAKKVEVK